Proteins encoded in a region of the Haloarcula sp. CBA1129 genome:
- a CDS encoding GNAT family N-acetyltransferase has product MSEKHDSTDVRRFQSGDGERIRELNDVAMATTPEYEPEIPDKDLRDVQTNYLDNDGEFLVGVVEGTIVGMGAYATPSEWKEEFIHVDSQTAELTRMRVDPEYHGQEVGSALYHELEQRARHDGYERLILDTGAENNVARGFYESLGFQLEQEMSLSFEGVTFELVLYQKSIGK; this is encoded by the coding sequence ATGTCTGAGAAACACGACTCCACCGATGTTCGTCGGTTTCAATCCGGTGATGGCGAGCGTATCCGCGAGTTGAACGACGTTGCGATGGCCACAACACCAGAGTACGAGCCAGAGATTCCAGATAAAGATCTCCGAGATGTCCAAACCAACTACCTTGACAATGACGGTGAGTTTCTTGTCGGTGTTGTAGAAGGCACCATCGTCGGTATGGGTGCTTACGCAACACCAAGCGAGTGGAAAGAGGAGTTCATTCACGTTGATTCCCAAACTGCTGAACTAACACGGATGCGTGTTGACCCCGAATATCACGGACAGGAGGTTGGGAGTGCTCTCTACCACGAGCTTGAACAGCGTGCGCGACACGACGGATACGAACGGTTGATCCTTGATACCGGTGCCGAGAACAATGTCGCACGTGGGTTCTACGAGAGCCTCGGCTTCCAACTGGAGCAAGAAATGTCCCTCAGTTTTGAGGGTGTGACATTTGAGTTGGTACTGTATCAGAAATCTATCGGTAAATAG